One region of Jonesiaceae bacterium BS-20 genomic DNA includes:
- a CDS encoding GNAT family N-acetyltransferase, which translates to MDNPPFLIRRTRESDWREVRDLRLEMLRDTPLAFSKTYETALEVTEGDWRLRAARGTAQQGTAVAAITGAGTWVGTMAGTLEPGVGPLLISVYVSPAWRGYQIGLTTALLTEIEDWARSEGGQLTLHVHQDNGRAIAFYERQGFKPTGRKFPNDLYPGTHELEMVKSLTP; encoded by the coding sequence ATGGATAATCCCCCGTTTTTGATCCGGAGAACTCGCGAGTCAGACTGGCGCGAGGTTCGGGACCTGCGCCTCGAGATGCTACGGGACACTCCCTTGGCATTTAGCAAGACCTATGAAACCGCGCTCGAGGTCACCGAGGGTGACTGGCGGCTCCGGGCAGCGCGCGGAACGGCACAGCAGGGCACCGCTGTCGCCGCAATTACCGGGGCCGGTACGTGGGTTGGCACCATGGCCGGCACACTCGAGCCGGGTGTTGGGCCGCTGTTGATTAGCGTCTATGTGTCGCCAGCCTGGCGCGGCTACCAGATTGGGCTCACCACCGCGCTCCTGACCGAGATTGAGGACTGGGCTCGCAGCGAAGGTGGCCAGCTAACGCTCCACGTACACCAGGACAACGGCCGCGCAATTGCCTTCTACGAGCGTCAGGGCTTCAAACCCACGGGACGCAAGTTTCCCAACGACCTTTACCCGGGAACACACGAGCTAGAAATGGTTAAGAGCCTCACCCCCTAA
- a CDS encoding phosphatase PAP2 family protein, whose protein sequence is MTSQSSAFGTSTNQTQPRTAPNRRMHALAAVGFTALLVAGCSPASADNTEPKPDAPASDVQKTDAPAAEKSAYVSQPYDPALLEAAYPSDGHHKSWIPILDGYDELLKNHQDILDRDMEIVVEINGGSAKNPEQRERALDDQYEDMSMTMGEGMGQNLGKIYMDGRKNGDLPKIDALLTKGDARAAGEGASSNPAKEHWKEQAPRPYVAHPDAIDYFDREGGDAHDSRGGAYPSGHTSEAYWQGVIMATLLPELSNGILARVSEAGNNRIVMGAHYPTDVIGGRMSGTSLAANRWADEEFHVLFDGAREELVGYLESECGDTLEACIEADTPFMTDDEANKVYLDRMTYGFKQIGEAGQPLVVPEKAGSLLLTSHPDLTDEQRLQVLELTAIDSGYPLDKQGEGGGWQRLNLMAAMDADVEIDGSGNVQLAK, encoded by the coding sequence GTGACCTCGCAATCTTCAGCTTTTGGTACGTCCACCAACCAAACTCAGCCCCGCACGGCCCCAAACCGCCGTATGCATGCGCTGGCGGCAGTAGGATTTACCGCACTCTTGGTGGCGGGCTGCAGCCCGGCATCGGCGGACAACACAGAGCCTAAGCCAGATGCCCCGGCATCGGACGTACAGAAGACAGACGCTCCGGCTGCAGAAAAATCAGCCTACGTTAGCCAGCCGTATGATCCCGCGCTGCTTGAGGCGGCGTACCCATCCGACGGTCACCACAAGTCCTGGATCCCAATTCTGGATGGCTATGATGAGCTGCTCAAGAACCACCAAGATATCTTGGACCGGGACATGGAAATCGTAGTCGAAATCAATGGTGGGTCTGCAAAGAACCCGGAGCAGCGCGAACGCGCGCTCGATGACCAGTACGAAGATATGTCCATGACCATGGGTGAAGGCATGGGCCAGAACCTGGGCAAGATCTACATGGATGGTCGCAAGAACGGGGACCTGCCCAAGATTGACGCGCTCCTGACCAAGGGGGACGCTCGTGCAGCGGGCGAGGGCGCCTCATCCAACCCGGCCAAGGAGCACTGGAAAGAGCAGGCTCCACGCCCGTACGTGGCTCACCCGGATGCGATTGATTACTTTGACCGCGAGGGCGGGGACGCCCACGATTCACGCGGTGGCGCGTACCCATCCGGCCACACCTCAGAGGCGTACTGGCAGGGCGTCATCATGGCGACCCTCTTGCCGGAACTCTCCAACGGCATTTTGGCCCGTGTCTCCGAGGCCGGCAACAACCGCATTGTTATGGGAGCGCACTACCCAACCGACGTGATTGGTGGCCGCATGTCCGGAACCTCACTCGCGGCTAACCGTTGGGCGGATGAGGAATTCCACGTACTATTCGATGGTGCCCGCGAGGAACTGGTTGGCTACCTCGAATCCGAGTGTGGCGACACCCTTGAGGCCTGCATCGAAGCGGACACCCCGTTCATGACCGATGACGAGGCCAACAAGGTCTATCTGGACCGCATGACCTACGGATTCAAGCAGATTGGGGAGGCAGGACAGCCCCTAGTCGTGCCAGAAAAGGCAGGTTCCCTGCTACTGACATCCCACCCGGACCTGACCGATGAGCAGCGCCTGCAGGTTCTGGAACTCACCGCAATTGATTCCGGGTACCCGCTCGACAAGCAGGGTGAAGGCGGCGGCTGGCAGCGCCTGAACCTCATGGCTGCCATGGACGCGGACGTTGAGATCGATGGCTCGGGCAACGTGCAACTTGCCAAGTAG
- a CDS encoding DUF5926 family protein yields MAKNTSAEFVLRPFEGMPAEADLVAMREVVPAATIAAKTTKEYGAKDFTFTTLLPESWPALHRADGHVLLALQTLAGSGDVSRDLAQNLLDAFDLEPGSPLTSRVLPGPGPRLQDIVDLTQPFEVVMHEGFDYWVDTTEEISAELRAALDDAGESIIDTKKLDGVDSAYWCRMGSKEFLRWAMPYEEEQIVDGIARLHAKRESSIAGSKFLGAFRSCGIAIPVWELPRGSEVEDIQAAVVEFWPGLKAAFENTEPLDANERRARAGIVSRQVTLR; encoded by the coding sequence ATGGCAAAGAATACGTCTGCAGAATTTGTGTTACGCCCCTTCGAGGGCATGCCCGCTGAGGCTGATTTGGTCGCAATGCGCGAGGTTGTTCCCGCAGCAACCATCGCGGCTAAGACCACCAAGGAATACGGGGCCAAGGACTTCACGTTCACCACGCTCCTGCCAGAATCCTGGCCCGCTTTGCACCGCGCAGACGGCCACGTGCTGCTTGCGCTGCAGACCCTTGCCGGGTCCGGTGACGTTTCCCGTGACCTCGCACAAAACCTTCTCGATGCCTTTGACCTTGAGCCGGGCAGCCCACTTACCAGCCGGGTGCTACCGGGACCAGGCCCCCGCCTGCAGGACATTGTTGATCTGACTCAGCCGTTTGAGGTGGTCATGCACGAGGGCTTTGACTACTGGGTGGACACCACCGAGGAGATAAGCGCGGAACTGCGTGCGGCCCTGGATGACGCGGGTGAGTCCATTATCGACACCAAGAAGCTTGACGGCGTTGACAGCGCATACTGGTGCCGCATGGGTTCCAAGGAATTCTTGCGCTGGGCCATGCCGTACGAGGAAGAGCAGATTGTGGACGGTATTGCGCGTCTGCATGCCAAGCGTGAATCCTCAATCGCCGGTTCCAAGTTCCTCGGTGCATTCCGCTCCTGCGGTATTGCAATTCCAGTCTGGGAGCTGCCACGCGGTTCCGAGGTGGAAGACATCCAGGCCGCGGTAGTTGAGTTCTGGCCCGGCCTGAAGGCTGCGTTTGAAAACACTGAACCACTCGACGCAAACGAGCGTCGTGCCCGTGCGGGAATTGTTTCCCGCCAAGTTACGCTGCGCTAA
- a CDS encoding type II toxin-antitoxin system ParD family antitoxin, whose amino-acid sequence MATMNISLPDGLRNFVDQRVAESHYSSSSEYVRELIRQDQDRSDLRTVLLAGRDSPLGSVVTEAFFDELRQSL is encoded by the coding sequence ATGGCCACCATGAATATTTCCCTGCCAGACGGTCTACGCAACTTTGTGGACCAAAGGGTAGCGGAGTCACACTACAGTTCCTCCAGTGAGTACGTCCGTGAACTAATCAGGCAAGACCAAGACAGATCCGACCTTCGCACTGTACTTCTAGCCGGGCGGGACTCACCTCTGGGCTCAGTAGTGACGGAAGCATTTTTTGATGAACTTCGTCAGAGCCTGTAA
- a CDS encoding glycosyltransferase family 2 protein, giving the protein MRIRKAKSASSQGDERQLEGQRVAVVIPAKDEARRIAATVRAAKAIPHVDMVLVVDDGSEDNTQDVARDAGAVVVRHSHNRGKAAAMETGAAVIAMRDNPNRLPRLLLFIDGDLAETAVNTAPLIDPVVKGEADFSIALLPPQPGAGGRGFVVGAARKAISSITGWTPTQPLSGMRCMTREAFEAATPLARGWGVETGMSIDLVAQGYVPIEVPCDLKHRPSGKDLKGQLHRAAQYRDVQLAIAARRIRRVGKKK; this is encoded by the coding sequence GTGCGGATCCGTAAGGCTAAGTCGGCGTCCTCTCAGGGCGATGAACGCCAGCTTGAGGGTCAGCGCGTTGCGGTGGTCATTCCGGCCAAGGATGAGGCCCGGCGAATCGCCGCAACCGTGCGCGCCGCAAAGGCTATTCCTCACGTGGACATGGTCCTTGTGGTGGATGACGGGTCCGAGGACAACACCCAGGACGTGGCGCGCGATGCAGGCGCCGTAGTGGTCCGTCACTCGCACAACCGCGGTAAGGCCGCGGCCATGGAGACCGGGGCTGCCGTTATTGCCATGCGTGATAACCCAAACCGTCTTCCTCGTCTGCTGCTCTTCATCGACGGTGACCTTGCCGAGACTGCGGTCAACACCGCGCCCCTGATCGACCCTGTGGTGAAGGGTGAAGCGGACTTCTCCATCGCATTGCTCCCACCCCAGCCCGGGGCCGGAGGCCGCGGGTTTGTCGTTGGTGCCGCTCGCAAGGCAATCTCTTCAATCACCGGGTGGACCCCAACCCAGCCGCTCTCCGGCATGCGCTGCATGACCCGTGAGGCGTTCGAAGCCGCTACTCCACTCGCTCGCGGGTGGGGTGTAGAAACCGGTATGTCCATCGATCTTGTAGCTCAAGGGTATGTACCGATCGAGGTGCCGTGCGACCTGAAGCACCGCCCATCCGGCAAGGACCTCAAGGGGCAGTTGCACCGCGCGGCTCAGTACCGCGATGTGCAGCTGGCCATTGCCGCCCGCCGAATCCGCCGGGTGGGTAAGAAAAAGTAG
- a CDS encoding 3-oxoacyl-[acyl-carrier-protein] synthase III C-terminal domain-containing protein, with protein MPNVRNLKISGYGSYLPDNTVTFGDHTRYRITDDLTQLDMLCAAANQALAKAGITGADLDAVIGASAAGIQPIPCTAALVAEQIAPEGTAAAFDVNSTCTSMITAFDIASRYLADGTYKTILVTAGDVGTWFLNPGQKESFGLFSDCAVAFVLTTSDDPAQGIIASRQRTWPKHAHETEIRGGLSRLPAQVYADSDPADYLFDMNGRSALRSMIKVLPEFFGDFFEQTELTVSDFDLVIPHQASPALKLAMSRIGIPEDKYIDWFQDIGNMVSSSVGYVLVKCLEQGRVKRGDTVVLCGTAAGLTANALALRL; from the coding sequence ATGCCTAACGTTCGCAATCTCAAAATTTCAGGTTACGGTTCCTACTTGCCGGACAACACCGTCACGTTTGGTGACCACACCCGCTACCGGATCACCGACGACCTCACGCAGCTGGACATGCTCTGTGCCGCGGCGAACCAAGCCCTAGCTAAGGCGGGAATTACGGGCGCGGACCTGGACGCGGTGATCGGCGCAAGCGCGGCGGGTATTCAACCAATTCCATGCACGGCGGCGCTCGTTGCCGAGCAGATTGCCCCCGAGGGCACGGCCGCAGCCTTTGACGTGAACTCGACTTGCACCTCGATGATTACCGCCTTTGATATTGCTTCACGGTATCTAGCCGACGGAACATACAAAACCATTCTGGTGACCGCGGGGGACGTGGGAACATGGTTCCTAAACCCCGGGCAGAAGGAGAGCTTTGGGCTATTTTCCGACTGTGCGGTTGCATTTGTGCTGACCACTTCCGATGACCCCGCCCAGGGAATCATTGCCAGCCGCCAGCGCACCTGGCCCAAACACGCACACGAGACTGAGATTCGCGGCGGGCTGAGCCGTCTGCCCGCCCAGGTGTATGCGGACAGCGATCCAGCCGACTACCTCTTTGATATGAACGGCCGCTCGGCACTGCGGTCCATGATCAAGGTTTTGCCGGAGTTCTTTGGTGATTTCTTTGAGCAGACCGAGCTGACCGTGTCCGACTTTGACCTGGTCATTCCGCACCAGGCCAGCCCCGCCCTCAAACTCGCGATGTCCCGGATTGGCATCCCCGAGGACAAGTACATTGACTGGTTCCAGGACATCGGCAACATGGTCTCCTCCTCCGTTGGGTATGTGCTGGTCAAATGCTTAGAACAAGGCCGGGTCAAGCGGGGTGACACCGTGGTGCTGTGCGGGACCGCCGCTGGTCTAACCGCCAATGCCCTGGCCCTGCGGCTCTAG
- the pgm gene encoding phosphoglucomutase (alpha-D-glucose-1,6-bisphosphate-dependent), with protein MDPRAGTAALPQDLIDVDALISAYYDLKPDVNDPAQKVTFGTSGHRGSSFDSAFNEAHIVATTAAIVEYRRGQGIVGPLFIGRDTHALSLPAWQSALEVLVAAGVTTFVDARESFTPTPAVSHAILLHNGAATSEGVRVVGPGLADGIVVTPSHNPPRDGGFKYNPPHGGPADTDATSWIADRANEILRTGVNQVRRASMEQVQDSEYVKYHDYMAAYVEDLSSVLDLEAIRTSGVRIGADPLGGASVEYWGAIGERYGLDLTVVNPQVDPRWAFMTLDWDGKIRMDCSSPYAMASLVATMANNSPYDIATGNDADSDRHGIVTADGGLMNPNHFLATSINYLYGGARPQWSPNAAIGKTLVSSSLIDRVAGGLGRKLWEVPVGFKWFVPGLIDGSVGFGGEESAGASFLRKNGNVWTTDKDGIILALLASEITATTGKTPTQHHAGLVDQYGQSWYARVDAAASLEEKATLAKLSPSQVTATTLAGEEITAKMTTAPGNNEAIGGLKVTTENAWFAARPSGTENVYKIYAESFVSEDHLAQVQESAKAVVSEALQG; from the coding sequence ATGGACCCTCGCGCTGGCACAGCTGCCCTCCCCCAAGACCTCATCGACGTTGATGCATTAATCAGCGCTTACTACGACCTCAAGCCCGATGTTAATGACCCAGCCCAAAAGGTAACGTTTGGTACCTCGGGGCACCGCGGATCCAGCTTTGACTCCGCGTTCAACGAGGCCCACATTGTCGCCACCACGGCCGCGATTGTGGAGTACCGCCGCGGCCAGGGCATTGTTGGCCCGCTCTTTATTGGCCGCGACACACACGCGCTTTCCCTGCCAGCGTGGCAGTCAGCCTTGGAAGTCTTAGTCGCTGCTGGGGTCACCACATTTGTCGATGCCCGTGAATCGTTCACCCCAACGCCTGCGGTTTCGCACGCAATCTTGCTGCACAACGGTGCAGCTACATCCGAGGGCGTGCGCGTGGTTGGGCCGGGCTTGGCGGACGGCATTGTTGTCACCCCCTCCCACAACCCGCCACGTGACGGCGGATTCAAGTACAATCCGCCACACGGCGGACCCGCGGACACAGACGCAACGAGCTGGATTGCTGACCGCGCCAACGAGATTCTGCGCACGGGTGTCAACCAGGTACGCCGGGCCTCAATGGAACAAGTCCAAGATTCCGAGTACGTGAAGTACCACGACTACATGGCCGCCTACGTTGAGGACCTCTCCTCCGTTCTAGACTTGGAGGCCATCCGGACCTCGGGCGTGCGCATTGGCGCGGACCCACTGGGTGGGGCATCGGTTGAGTACTGGGGCGCGATTGGCGAGCGCTATGGGCTGGACCTGACCGTGGTGAACCCGCAGGTAGACCCGCGCTGGGCGTTCATGACGTTGGACTGGGACGGCAAGATCCGCATGGACTGCTCCTCCCCGTACGCCATGGCATCCCTCGTTGCGACCATGGCCAACAACAGCCCGTATGACATTGCTACGGGTAATGACGCGGACTCCGACCGCCACGGGATTGTCACCGCTGATGGCGGGCTCATGAACCCTAACCACTTCTTAGCTACCTCAATCAACTACCTGTATGGCGGGGCGCGCCCGCAGTGGAGCCCTAACGCGGCCATTGGTAAGACCCTGGTGTCTTCCTCACTGATTGACCGGGTGGCCGGCGGTCTGGGCCGCAAGCTGTGGGAGGTTCCCGTTGGGTTCAAGTGGTTTGTCCCCGGGCTGATTGACGGGTCCGTGGGCTTTGGCGGCGAGGAATCCGCCGGTGCCTCCTTCTTACGCAAGAACGGAAACGTGTGGACCACGGACAAGGACGGGATCATCCTGGCCCTGCTGGCATCGGAAATCACCGCTACTACGGGCAAGACCCCAACCCAGCACCACGCCGGTTTGGTCGACCAATACGGCCAGTCCTGGTACGCCCGGGTCGATGCCGCAGCGAGCTTGGAGGAGAAGGCCACGCTGGCAAAGCTCTCCCCTAGCCAGGTCACCGCAACCACCCTTGCGGGCGAGGAAATCACCGCGAAGATGACCACCGCGCCCGGCAACAACGAGGCGATTGGCGGCCTCAAGGTCACCACCGAGAATGCTTGGTTTGCGGCGCGGCCATCCGGCACCGAGAACGTGTACAAGATTTACGCGGAGTCGTTTGTGTCCGAGGATCACCTGGCCCAGGTTCAGGAGTCCGCCAAGGCAGTGGTCTCCGAGGCTCTGCAAGGCTAA
- a CDS encoding type II toxin-antitoxin system RelE/ParE family toxin: protein MRRKPIQLRQVAERDITLAVAWYAANANRDVANRYIDALQEAYLVIASKPKIGSQRYATTLEIPELRSLTLRKFPFHIFYVEQVHRIEIWRVLNSSRDIPNVF from the coding sequence ATGCGGCGCAAGCCAATCCAGTTACGTCAAGTAGCAGAGCGCGACATCACGCTTGCAGTTGCTTGGTATGCTGCGAACGCAAATCGGGACGTTGCAAATCGGTATATTGACGCGCTCCAAGAGGCCTACCTAGTTATTGCTAGCAAACCAAAAATTGGTTCCCAGCGGTATGCAACGACGCTTGAAATACCTGAACTGCGAAGTCTCACCCTAAGGAAGTTCCCCTTCCACATTTTTTATGTCGAGCAAGTTCACCGCATTGAAATTTGGCGAGTCCTGAACTCGAGTCGGGACATCCCAAACGTATTTTAA
- a CDS encoding F390 synthetase-related protein, whose translation MFQSRRVFGQRIAELAATGRILKTFVTVRWLRKFRTRARLEQFQQRHLAKHLVFLRDQSPYFARLLPPAPQSLGSVSLQDLPLMDKQVMMANFDDLIPGELRAAGLTRDGALEHAIAQEKDRDFAGELAGYSIGLSSGTSGHRGLFVTSKAEQERWAGTVLARALPQGKLWGHRIALFLRADNNLYERAGSKAVSFKFFDIYADMANNLDALAAYQPTILVAPPSVLHVIAEHLTQTPAASMFPMPAKVFSVAEVLERKDAQYFAKVFGQDVIHQIYQCTEGFLAISCAHGRIHLNEDVAIFEREYLTKDRFIPIVTDFVRTSQPVVRYRLNDVLIEDKTPCPCGSALTVISRIEGREDDVLLLPAAGATAEPTQASENKPVRIYGDMVSRAMIYAHGFTHYRVVQSDHAVLEIFLDTPTEAAAASVRAELDQLLDAQGCGPRTYNFHLYHHQVGAKLRRIERALPHA comes from the coding sequence GTGTTTCAGTCACGACGTGTATTCGGACAAAGAATTGCTGAACTAGCCGCAACCGGCCGTATCCTCAAGACATTCGTAACCGTACGGTGGCTGCGAAAGTTCCGCACCCGGGCCAGACTTGAGCAATTTCAGCAACGCCACCTGGCTAAGCACTTGGTATTCCTGCGCGACCAGTCCCCGTATTTTGCCCGCCTGTTGCCGCCGGCCCCGCAGTCCCTGGGCTCCGTTAGCCTGCAAGACCTGCCGCTCATGGATAAGCAAGTCATGATGGCCAACTTTGATGACCTTATTCCCGGGGAATTGCGCGCCGCCGGGCTAACCCGGGATGGCGCACTGGAACATGCCATTGCCCAAGAAAAGGATCGCGATTTCGCGGGCGAGCTGGCCGGGTACTCGATCGGGTTGTCCTCGGGTACTTCAGGCCACCGCGGCCTGTTTGTCACCAGCAAGGCCGAGCAGGAGCGTTGGGCCGGAACCGTGCTTGCCCGCGCGCTGCCACAGGGCAAACTCTGGGGACACCGGATTGCGCTCTTCTTGCGCGCGGACAATAACCTTTACGAGCGTGCCGGGTCCAAGGCCGTGAGTTTCAAGTTCTTTGATATCTACGCCGATATGGCCAACAATCTCGATGCCTTGGCCGCCTACCAACCCACCATCTTGGTCGCCCCACCCTCGGTCTTGCATGTCATTGCCGAGCACTTGACCCAGACACCGGCAGCATCCATGTTCCCCATGCCGGCCAAAGTGTTCTCCGTGGCGGAAGTGTTGGAACGCAAGGATGCCCAGTACTTTGCCAAGGTGTTTGGCCAAGATGTCATCCACCAGATCTACCAGTGCACCGAGGGCTTCCTGGCTATCTCGTGTGCCCACGGCCGCATCCACCTCAACGAGGATGTGGCTATCTTTGAGCGCGAATACCTGACAAAGGATCGCTTCATCCCAATCGTTACGGACTTTGTCCGCACCTCCCAACCGGTCGTGCGCTACCGCCTCAACGATGTGCTGATTGAAGACAAGACGCCATGCCCGTGCGGCAGCGCACTGACCGTGATTTCCCGGATCGAGGGGCGCGAGGATGATGTCCTGCTCCTACCTGCCGCAGGCGCTACAGCAGAACCTACTCAGGCATCGGAAAATAAGCCCGTGCGTATTTACGGCGACATGGTCAGCCGCGCCATGATTTACGCCCACGGGTTCACGCACTACCGCGTGGTCCAAAGCGACCATGCCGTGCTCGAGATCTTCTTGGACACCCCAACCGAGGCCGCCGCCGCATCCGTGCGCGCGGAGCTGGACCAACTGTTGGATGCCCAGGGGTGCGGTCCGCGCACCTACAATTTTCATCTTTACCACCATCAGGTTGGCGCAAAACTGCGCCGAATTGAAAGGGCGCTCCCACATGCCTAA
- a CDS encoding GNAT family N-acetyltransferase yields MTLNEHLELVVGPPSVAEYMHLRKECGLSQKTAEQSEIAIAGTWFSCHVRDAKTDQAIAMGRVIGDGGWCFLIADMATLPQYQGNGLGRRVIDTLVAHIRANAPQNPFITLVADPAGRRLYEQVGFSEINPSRAMELPWSR; encoded by the coding sequence ATGACGTTGAACGAGCACCTTGAACTTGTTGTGGGTCCACCTTCCGTTGCCGAGTACATGCACCTGCGCAAGGAATGTGGGTTGTCCCAAAAGACTGCCGAGCAAAGCGAGATCGCCATAGCTGGCACCTGGTTCTCTTGCCATGTTCGGGACGCCAAAACCGATCAGGCAATCGCGATGGGCCGGGTCATCGGTGATGGCGGCTGGTGCTTCTTGATCGCCGACATGGCTACCTTGCCGCAGTACCAAGGCAATGGCCTAGGGCGCCGGGTGATCGATACGTTGGTCGCCCATATCCGAGCCAATGCTCCCCAGAACCCATTCATTACCCTTGTCGCTGACCCTGCCGGCCGGCGTCTCTATGAGCAGGTTGGCTTCAGCGAAATTAACCCATCACGTGCCATGGAGCTCCCCTGGTCCCGGTGA
- a CDS encoding class I SAM-dependent methyltransferase, translating into MAASQVVKDDYDALRPHLPNSSIDGLKLCHLQCHIGTDTLSFARLGAHVTGVDFSPAALKFAAEFTQELGLAARWVETDVLVAAAAVQDTFDVVYTSIGTITWLGDLDAWACQISQLLVSGGTFYIRDGHPLLYTLDEAIYPPVVRYGYFPTGLAQSWDDPSSYTGDGTITSTRTYEWPHSVSEIMTALLGAGLQIIAVDEGKTLPWEFSPDMIKRADGEYQWPAGLRNVIPCTLTIVARKPRSKFSGSSRSAH; encoded by the coding sequence GTGGCAGCGTCCCAGGTAGTCAAAGACGATTACGATGCCTTGCGCCCGCACCTGCCCAACTCCAGCATTGACGGACTCAAACTCTGTCACCTGCAGTGCCACATCGGCACGGACACGCTCTCGTTTGCGCGCCTAGGCGCCCACGTCACGGGCGTGGATTTCTCGCCGGCTGCCCTCAAGTTTGCAGCTGAGTTCACCCAAGAGCTCGGGCTTGCTGCGCGTTGGGTTGAAACCGATGTCTTAGTGGCGGCCGCCGCGGTCCAGGACACCTTCGACGTGGTGTACACCAGCATCGGCACCATTACGTGGCTGGGTGATCTTGATGCCTGGGCCTGTCAGATCTCTCAGCTTCTGGTTTCAGGCGGCACCTTTTACATCCGCGATGGCCACCCCTTGCTCTATACGCTGGATGAAGCCATTTACCCGCCCGTGGTGCGTTACGGCTACTTCCCAACGGGCCTAGCCCAGAGCTGGGATGACCCATCCAGCTACACGGGGGACGGAACCATCACATCAACCCGCACATACGAGTGGCCGCACTCAGTATCTGAGATCATGACCGCGCTTTTGGGGGCGGGCCTGCAGATCATTGCGGTCGATGAGGGTAAGACCCTGCCGTGGGAGTTTTCCCCGGACATGATCAAGCGTGCTGACGGGGAATACCAGTGGCCAGCCGGCCTGCGCAATGTCATTCCGTGCACGCTGACCATCGTAGCCCGCAAACCCCGATCGAAGTTTTCAGGATCCAGTAGATCCGCCCATTAA